One Melospiza melodia melodia isolate bMelMel2 chromosome 1, bMelMel2.pri, whole genome shotgun sequence genomic window carries:
- the LOC134414873 gene encoding histamine H3 receptor-like: MHNSTAEIPHAAETHNETWSSQAPSSEFSLGVLALLAFLMVLLCLVTILGNMLVILAFIMDRNLRHRSNYFFLNLAVSDFAVEYKAIYVAIPASIDQSFVRYCRNTSLLSCSAVLTDVCIWFLFTGVFCMPLYIPYALTGTWHLGRSLCRLWLVMDYLMCTASVFNIVLISYDRFLSVTKAVSYRAQQGIMSSSAIKMVAIWVLAFLLYGPAILFWEHVAGHSVVPVDQCYAEFFHNWYFLLCASTLEFFVPLLLVTYFNVHIFHNIQRRQRRGSVQDCEHARRSSLSWRFCGLPRPGASSPSSEAEDSVSSLTKSWRPAMVANGPSRTETSSTALKRNFSASFCSSSGSKLQRDKKIAKSLAIIVCVFAICWAPYSLLMIIHGVCQGKCIHKSLYEATFWLLWINSSLNPFLYPLCHMRFRMAFLKILCPKKFAALRSGNTPSI, from the exons ATGCACAACAGCACCGCCGAAATTCCGCACGCTGCTGAGACGCATAACGAGACTTGGTCCAGCCAGGCGCCGAGCTCCGAGTTCTCCCTGGGTGTGTTGgcactgctggctttcctcatggTGTTGCTGTGTCTGGTGACCATCCTTGGCAACATGCTGGTGATCCTTGCTTTCATTATGGACAGGAACCTGAGGCATCGGAGTAACTATTTCTTTCTGAATCTTGCTGTTTCTGACTTTGCAGTGG AATACAAAGCCATCTATGTGGCAATTCCAGCCAGTATTGATCAATCTTTTGTCAGATATTGCAGAAATACGTCTCTGCTCTCATGCAGTGCAGTGCTGACTGACGTGTGCATTTGGTTTCTTTTCACAGGTGTGTTCTGTATGCCGTTGTACATCCCTTATGCCCTGACAGGAACATGGCACTTGGGAAGGAGCCTGTGCAGGCTCTGGCTGGTCATGGACTATCTCATGTGCACAGCTTCAGTGTTTAACATCGTCCTTATCAGCTACGACCGTTTCCTGTCAGTTACAAAAGCT GTATCTtacagagcccagcagggaatAATGTCCAGCTCTGCCATCAAGATGGTGGCCATCTGGGTCTTAGCATTCCTCCTGTATGGCCCAGCCATCCTGTTTTGGGAGCACGTGGCCGGACACAGCGTGGTGCCTGTGGATCAGTGCTACGCCGAGTTCTTCCACAACTGGTACTTCCTCCTGTGTGCCTCCACCCTGGAGTTCTTTGTGCCCCTGCTCCTGGTGACCTACTTCAATGTGCACATCTTCCACAACATCCAGCGGCGCCAGCGGCGCGGCAGCGTGCAGGACTGTGAGCATGCCaggaggagcagcctgtcctggagGTTCTGTGGCTTGCCAAGGCCAGGGGCATCATCTCCTTCGTCAGAAGCAGAGGACAGTGTTTCATCACTAACGAAGTCATGGAGACCAGCAATGGTGGCCAATGGTCCATCTCGAACAGAGACCAGTTCTACAGCTCTCAAAAGGAACTTTTCTGCTTCTTTCTGTTCAAGTTCTGGATCAAAACTGCAACGGGACAAGAAAATAGCAAAGTCCCTTGCCATAATTGTCTGTGTGTTTGCCATTTGCTGGGCCCCATACTCTTTATTAATGATTATCCATGGGGTCTGCCAAGGAAAGTGCATCCATAAGTCCCTCTATGAAGCAACATTTTGGCTTTTGTGGATCAATTCCTCTTTGAACCCATTTCTTTACCCTCTCTGCCATATGAGGTTTCGAATGGCTTTTCTGAAGATATTATGTCCCAAAAAGTTTGCAGCATTGAGATCTGGTAACACGCCTTCTATTTAG
- the IMPACT gene encoding protein IMPACT yields MAASDTERAQQQIDEIEALSSIYGDDWCVVDEDEKIYCIKISDCLDQPKWTLCLQVILPPGYPTAEPPIYQLNAPWLRGQDYTELANSLEEIYLQNLGESILYLWVEKIREVLVEKAQSSDPEPDIKKTTEEVDEDDGDDFLLDYQPTQEDQTKMLNYMTSESHEDEELPPIHHGNPITDRRSTFQAHLAPVVTTRQVKRVLEKLYENKKIASATHNIHAYRIYCEDKQTFLQDCEDDGETAAGGRLLHLMQILNVHNVLVVVSRWYGGILLGPDRFKHINNCARNVLVEHDYVPSTEESSRQVGKSKKIRKDNKKKTEH; encoded by the exons ATGGCGGCGAGTGACACGGAAAGGGCCCAGCAGCAG attGATGAAATTGAAGCCCTTTCATCGATCTATGGTGATGATTGGTGCGTTGTTGATGAAGATGAAAAAATCTATTGCATTAAGATTAGTGACTGTCTGGATCAACCAAAATGGACCCTCTGTTTGCAG GTGATTTTGCCACCAGGATATCCAACTGCAGAGCCACCTATTTATCAGCTAAA TGCCCCTTGGCTTCGAGGACAAGATTATACAGAACTAGCAAATAGCTTGGAAGAAATATATCT ACAGAACCTTGGTGAAAGTATACTGTATTTATGGGTGGAGAAGATTCGAGAAGTTCTGGTAGAAAAGGCACAGTCTTCAGATCCAG AACCAGATATTAAGAAAACCACTGAAGAAGTTGATGAAGATGATGGAGATGATTTTCTCCTGGACTATCAGCCCACTCAGGAAGATCAAACTAAAATGTTAAATTACATGACATCTGAAAGTCACGAAG ATGAAGAACTGCCCCCCATACATCATGGAAACCCAATCACAGATCGAAGGAGCACTTTCCAGGCACATTTGGCTCCGGTGGTGACAACCAGACAA GTTAAAAGAGTTCTTGAAAAACTATATGAGAACAAGAAAATTGCAAGTGCTACCCACAACATACATGCATACAG aaTATACTGTGAAGATAAGCAGACGTTCCTACAGGATTGTGAAGATGATGGAGAGACAGCAGCAGGTGGACGTCTTCTCCATCTTATGCAG ATTTTGAACGTGCACAATGTGTTGGTTGTGGTGTCCCGCTGGTATGGAGGTATTCTCCTGGGACCAGATCGTTTCAAGCATATAAACAACTGTGCAAGAAATGTACTTGTAGAGCACGACTATGTACCATCAACG GAAGAATCATCTAGACAAGTTGGAAAGAGCAAAAAGataaggaaggacaacaaaaagaaaacagaacactaa